The following are encoded in a window of Castanea sativa cultivar Marrone di Chiusa Pesio chromosome 5, ASM4071231v1 genomic DNA:
- the LOC142636918 gene encoding gibberellin 2-beta-dioxygenase, which translates to MVVQSQPALNHSSLIKTCKPTSLFTGIPVVDLSDPEAKSLIVKAFEEFGMFKLVNHGIPMEFITRLEVESLRFFNLPQPEKDKAGPPDPFGYGSKRIGPNGDVGWIEYILLNTNPDVMSHKSLSIFQQSPEIFRSAVNDYISAVKKMSCELLELIADGLGLESRNMLSRLLRNEKSDSCFRLNHYPPCPELQALSGRNLIGFGEHTDPQIISVLRSNNTSGLQICLRDGTWVSVPPDRSSFFINVGDSLQVMTNGRFKSVKHRVLADYTNSRISMIYFGGPPLYEKIVPLSSLMAEGEESLYKEFTWWEYKKSAYKSRLGDYRLGPFEKTASQ; encoded by the exons aTGGTGGTTCAGTCTCAACCAGCATTAAACCATAGCTCTCTAATCAAAACATGCAAGCCAACCAGCTTGTTCACTGGAATTCCAGTGGTTGACCTCTCAGACCCTGAGGCCAAGAGCCTCATAGTCAAGGCGTTTGAGGAGTTTGGGATGTTCAAGCTTGTGAATCATGGAATCCCAATGGAGTTCATAACCAGGTTGGAAGTTGAGTCCCTTAGGTTCTTCAATTTGCCTCAGCCTGAGAAAGATAAGGCAGGCCCTCCTGATCCATTTGGCTATGGCAGCAAGAGAATTGGCCCAAACGGTGATGTGGGTTGGATTGAATATATCCTCCTCAATACCAATCCTGATGTCATGTCCCACAAATCACTCTCCATTTTCCAACAAAGCCCGGAAATTTTCCG CTCTGCTGTGAATGATTATATTTCGGCTGTGAAGAAAATGTCCTGTGAATTACTGGAATTGATAGCCGATGGGTTGGGGCTTGAGTCAAGGAATATGTTGAGCAGGCTTTTGAGGAATGAGAAAAGTGACTCGTGCTTCAGGCTAAACCACTATCCACCATGCCCAGAACTCCAAGCGTTGAGTGGACGAAATTTGATTGGATTTGGGGAGCACACAGACCCGCAGATAATTTCTGTCCTAAGATCTAACAACACCTCAGGACTTCAAATCTGTCTGAGAGATGGGACATGGGTATCAGTGCCACCTGATCGGTCTTCTTTTTTCATCAATGTTGGTGATTCCTTGCAG GTAATGACTAATGGGAGGTTTAAGAGCGTGAAGCATAGGGTTTTGGCTGATTATACAAACTCAAGGATTTCAATGATCTACTTTGGAGGGCCACCTTTATATGAAAAGATAGTACCTTTATCCTCCCTTATGGCAGAAGGAGAAGAAAGCTTGTACAAGGAGTTCACATGGTGGGAGTATAAAAAGTCTGCATACAAGTCAAGGTTGGGTGATTATAGGCTAGGTCCCTTTGAGAAAACTGCCAGCCAATGA